GTATTCCTCGCAATCACGAGAGCCCGAGCCTGCAGAACTCTCCTCCGACTCACAATGGCGCTCATGCGAGAGCTTGTATCTGGTTTTCGAGTGAAAATGACAAGATGCAACTCGCATGATAGCTCCATGTTCCTGCACGTACAGTAGACACGTTTACTGATCTGGGACACGTGCAGTATGGGCGCCACATTTACTGATCTGGGACACGTACAGTGGACAAAACACCAAAATCGAAAGAGCGAAAGCAAAACTGGTAGAAACTATGAAAGCTTCATATTTCAGCTCATCCATTAAGCACGAGAACAAGTGAAAAAAGAAGGGGCAATACACAGAACGATCGGTACCAGAACGAGAACATATATCAGTAGAGCGAGCATGCAATTACTGAAAGGAACGCATCAAAAATTCGGTTCCCTTTTCATTTCGTTTCTACAGTTTCCACTCCTCTCCTTGCTCAATCCTACCAGCACAATTGGTTTGAGCATCCTCACCATCAATGGTATCAAATAATGGCGCCCTTACAGTTTTGTGGTAGCCACCACAAGAAATCCATCAATCAGGATTATATGATAATACAACACATAAAATTCGGCCATCTTCCCTTTGGGCAACTGGCTGTAAAGAAAATCGCCAAAAAAAGGTTCCCTCTGCCTGGAACTATTGCTCAATGAGAACGAAACTTTGACCACCATCTGTCTCGATGGCTGTGCTATCAAAATACCATGCATTTTTTTAACTAATACCATGACTTTTTCCTCTTGACCAACTAAATGTGTATCTGATTCGATGGCAACTTTTTCCTGACGTTGTGGAGTAGTGTCATCAATGTTTGCTTCAGATCAGACTGCAGCTGCTCTTTCACAAGCTTTGTAATAGAGTGTCTTCTGCACATAAAAGAGCATGTATGCCTGAGAAGTTCTGACAGTATGTTCCTCAACTCTCGTTACCCAGGCATCATCACATTTATACCAGTGGTTGTTTAACCTCAGATATGTCACATAATGGCCAGCTTCCAGTTTACCACTATGTGTGATCACTGCGAATATCTCGAATTCTGATGACAATTCTGAAACTGCATCTGCATCACTAGCTTCTGCTGGAAATATGCGGTTTCCATATCTACTTCTGAGAATAGATGATGATAGGTAAGGTGCCATGTCAAGGGAAAAGGGGAACTGCAAACAGTGATCGACTTTCCTTGACACCTTTTTGACTGCCGAGTGCTCAAATCTCTTTATGTGAAAGCAGGAAACTAATGGAAGCCTGCGAATGGACATTTGCTTCAGGGATTCTTGCCTCTCATCGCAGCGTTCACAGAAGAACTTTTGCTCAGCATCAAGTCTCTCAGCCCTTGTAAACCGCTCCAAACATCTCATTAGAGTTGATACCTTGGAATTCATGCCAGCCAAGCCCCGTTCCCCATTGCGCGCATGTGGCTTTGTGTTTGCAACACCAAAAGGACTGTTATCTCCAACATCCAAGTCCAAGGAAATGTCCATACAGGGCTCGAAAGTTGTCGATGTGAACCCACAGCTTGTGCAGGTGACATCTGACCTCAGGATTCCAGAAAACACTCTATGGGCAATGCAACAGTCCCCATGCCCTGATGACAAATTTCACTGTTAGGATGGGACATTAACTCAGATTATTTTACTCAAGAAATAGCATTACAGCAAATCAAAATAAAGAAAGTTATTCTACACTTCATCCAAAAAAATAGGCTGATTCTACACTTCATCCAAAAAAATAGGCTGATTTATTCACCTAATAAGGAAGACTATTCTGTTCCTGTTTGCCTTTCTTgctgaaaagctcctgcagggCTATGCTCCAAAGAGACGTGGGGCCAACAATGAACATGGCAATTAGTACCCACACCCACAAGTTCTACAAGTTTTGCTATTCTAAATTTCTAATACATGGGTCTGGCTGTACTTGTTATTACTAAAAATATGGTCTTATCTTGATTTTGACAAATTTTAGCTCAAACAGCGAGCTAGTTCACAAATCACAACATAGAATAGAAATATGATATTTAGCCACTTGATACAGATTTCAGTTCAGTGCAACACATGCAAAGGTCTTTGACCCAGAAAGTAGCAAAAGAGAAGCTTACTACCTTGGACATGTGACTTGTGCTGATCATCCTTTATATTTTCATGGATATGGTCAAGGATGGAGATAAAAAATTCATGTGCATCCTGTTGCTCGTAGCTTGCGAGGTTTGATGCATGCTGCCACCAACTAAAAAATCACAATGATACTCAATAATCAGAAGAAAATTAATTACTTCTATTCAGGGGGTATAATAAATAGATGCCATATTGTTCTATATGCTCGGTCTAATAGAAGACTACCAAAACTAACCTAAAGCATGCGATTCATATGATTCAGAACAAAGAAACAGTGATAAAATCCAACCGGTGAtacagcaagtgccacagaataCCTTCAAAGTCACCTGGCAAACCGTTACCTGCATTGAATTTACAGCTGTTCATGTATTTGGTCACTTTTAATTTTCAGAGTGTCAGTTTAATGACTGCTAAACAAGCCAGCTGACTTAACAGCTAAGCCCAATGTGTAAACTTGGGAGCTTAAGGTAATATACTCTATATAGGATGCCATGTCATCAAACAGTCTGCATGTATTGAAATGCGTTAACTGCTTTCCCTTTCAAGCACTGCAATATCATAATGCTAAATATGTCTCCCTCCCTAGTTACACATTTTCTGCTCATTCCATTTGCAATCCAGCATGATCATGATCTACTTGCAAACAGTACCAAGGCATAGGATTCAAATAATACTGTATCTTTGCAAGCGATAAATACAATCCAACATCTCAGGCAAGATCCCCTCTCCCACGTTACAATACACCAGGCACCCATTTTAACTACCATAAATATTAACTTTGCTTTCCCAATACGCAATGGATCCAACAGAAAGAAAGACAGCATGCTGCTATAAACCCAAAACGACATGAACCATTGTGATAGCACCCGAGATCCAGAGTCCAGACCTATATAGAAACTTGGCGGGGCTGTATGGCATGCGCTCCCCGGAGAATGCCGCGGAGTAGATCTCATCGAGATCGCACGCGAGGCACGCGACCTTGGCGGCGTCGGCCTCCGCGGCACGGTGTCTGACGGGCGTTCGGCGCGGGCAGAGGAACCGGTTGTGCCGATCGCCGAGGAAGTAGTTCCGGAGCGGGGGCGCGTGGAGGAGCGCCTGGAGCACGGAGTTCATGAAGCAGGTGTTGCCGAGGTTGTTGAGCCCGCGCAGccccgccggcgcggcggcggacgaGGAGGTGGTGGGGTCCGCGGAGCTCATGAGCGCGAATTCGGCCGGATCTGGCGCCCATGCGCGGTAATCCACGCGCCGGCGCTTGCGTGGGGCCGGGGAgggcgaggcggaggaggtggagggGAGGAGCGAGGAGGATTGGGCGAGGAAGACGGCGTGGTCGAAATCGGGATCGTAGACCTGGTCCCCGCAGGCGGCGCAGAAGAGCTCGGCGCGGTCGACGTCGACGGCGATCTGGTGGCCGGGGcccgcggaggcggaggcgtgcGAGGCGGCGTGGGAGGGGCAGAAGACGGCGGCGCAGGAGAGGCAGGCGTAGAGGCGGGGGGACGGGGACGGGGACGCTGCGGCGCAGGGCGAGCAGCGCGGGAGCTCTCGCGGGTCCCGCCGGATCTCGGGGCGGCCGAGCGGGCGCAcgcggaggcagcggcggacgAAGCGCAGCGGGCGCGAGGAGAGGCGGTgcgcggcgaggtgcgggcAGGGCGGCGGTGCGGAAGGGGTGGACATCGGTGAGCGGGAGCGGAGCGGgtgtgggggtgggggtggggccagcggcggcggcggtgagggtgGGGTGCGGGATGGAGTGTggcaggaggtggtggtggacgGACGGGGTGACGGTGCCGGTCGTGGAGACGGATGGGTGCCTGGCTGTCTGGGTCATGGGCTCGTGGGTCGGCAGAGGCGGTTCGGGTGCACGAGAGATCGGGGACCTGAATCACAGGATCGTATTTCACGACGGTTCAAAACCGAGGATGGAGTCATGGAGGACACATTGGTATGGTCTCATTTTTGGGCCACAACGATGCACGAGTATCAGACTCGGAGCTGATTAGTCTGATCAGCGAAGATGGAGAACACGCCCCTCTTTTATAGGCACCAGCAACGTAGGGCCAAGCATAGAGGAAAGTTCCACGAGCTGATGAAGGAACTGAACTTGAACAGTGCAACATTCAGGTCGGCCAGTGGTTTTTTAAATTTGTTAATCATGACTTATTTCTCCTAGAAAATCAAATTCCATTCTTTATTGTGAGGAAGTTGTATGAGCTAGTTACAGATAAAAACACTACGGCTCCACCAGTTACAGATGGCATCGTGAAGTACGTTGAAGCAGCTTTGCGTTTCTATCCAAAATCAATTCAAGACCGAAAGACTTCCATCACTTACTCCATCTGTGTCATATGTACTTCAGGCCCAGTCATAAACCTGAGGAAGATCAACACTATCTCGCTGCACCTCAATATCTGAACAGATTTCTTAGTTTTGGCCGCAGGTATTTAAAGCTTGGTTACCATCCTGATGAAAGTGAGCAGAGATCGTCTTTAAACGAGGAGGCACACTATCAGCAATCTGGCCAGCAGCTAAATAGGTGGCGGCGAGCTGCACAATATCTGGAAGCCGGAGTGAAGTTCGCCAAAAggaaatttgataaggccgatcCACACTCTCTGTTGGCAATCAAGTTTTAGCTCTGGTACGATGGAAATCCCATGCCTTGTCGTCGATGAACACACAGGACTTCTATTTAGGAATCTTATTGCATTTGAGCAAACATGTcctcagtttggggatgacttCACAGCATATATTGTTTTCTTGTCTCAGCTCATCAGTATGCCTGACGATGTGACGTTGCTTGCGAAAAGAGAAATAATTGTGCACCACCTTGACAGTGATGAAGATGTCTCAGAAGTGATTCAATGGCTAAAGGTAATTCTATATGATTCTTTACTATTAACTTTATGAAAAAACATATCCTGCGCGAGAAGTGAATCAGGAGAATCTACTTTTTTTCCCCGCTCTCAGCTCCTTCATTTATTTCAGACAATTACTTTTTCTAAAAAGAAACTGTTTGCAAGAGCTTCATCTGGATTCAGCCACAAACGAGGTCTGAGATAGGAGCCAACATTGAGCTCAACTATGAAAATATCATCCGGGCAGCTTTCAAATAGCTCCGTGAGTAGGAGCGTCAAAGATGCCTGGAAGCTGAAGAATATCTCAAAGCTCAATTCTTAACGGTTTCAAGAAAAGTTGCCAAGGGGGAGTCACAAGGGTACAGGAGTTTGTGATTCTCTCATTCTTCACTATGCTCAGTAAAGATGCGGCATTTGACTTCAGTGGTGAATATTACCTTAAGCGTCTCTGCCAGATTATGGAAGTTCATTATCAAAGTCGTCTAAACAGGTGGATGGCATGGCTCTGGCTTTACCACTTCAGCAATCCTTGGGTAATTATCACTGCTGTAGCGGGAATAGTAGTACATATCTGCACTGTCTTACAGACTATCTTTGAAATATTGGCCTATGTAAAGCCGCCCGCATAGGTTTCGGTGCAAGTATGTTTGTGTTCTGCAACAATCTGATATAAATAATGCCATCAGTTCTAAACTGGCATGAAATAGTCAGTTTTCATGCAAATAGGTGAGTTGGTTCTTGTTCAAGTTCTGCAGATTACAATGATAACATATAGTGCACTAAGTGGTGCACTTAAGTATGTTCACCATTGACATCTGCTCATTTCATCCCTAAGTTTGGTGAAATACTAATCCAATCAACAAGCCATAAGAAATCGCATTTACACGCTTGTTTATCCTTCACACGTACCATTTCATACCTAAACAAAAAGAGCGGGATGGTATCATCCAAACCAAGAAGCCTTGTGTCTGGACATGCGAAATTTTATGGTGATAAGAGTGCAAGTAAAAATAACTTTTTTTTCTGAAGAACTGAGATAATCTCCGCACTGAGAGTGTCAGCTGGTCTGACAACAGGGCTACCCACCCAGACAAGCTAAACAGCAACCAATGCGGAAACCCAAACCTGAAGTCCTGAACTCAACTGAGAACAAAGGCCATGTATAACTCCTTTTGAATAAGAATTGAGGATGTTTGTCTTATGTTTGTAAAGACAACTGTGATCCATTCCTGCTTAACACATGAAAGTAAATACAAGAACACCCCACTGGACCAATGTCAACAGAACTGGCAACTTATTAATTCATGATGCACTCCGTGGGCTAACAATACACCACCCAGGCACAGGCCGAAGCCAATGATCCAGAACAAGCTGTGGCAATCTAAAGGGAAAGATCAGCCAAGTCAAATGATCTTGACACCGCCTTGTACCATGAATCTGCCCTCTTCTTCCTGTGTGCCTCGTCCAGTTTGGGGCGGAAAACTGTAGTGTTCTCCTTGTGCAAACCGGAGAATACTTGCTCTTTCGTCCAGACACCAGCAGCTAATCCAGCAGCATATGCAGCTCCAAGAGCTGTTGTCTCAATGTCAGCTGGTCTGACAACAGGGCTACCCAACAAATCAGCCTGGATGCGGGTGCATATAACACATTGTTAGTGGTCTGATGAAACCTTGAAGAAATTTTACATTTGCTAGAAAGAAATATTAGAAAGGTCAGCTCGGCAAGGAAAAAGGCTACTGCACTGAATGGCAGACACACACTGAACCGCTTGTCAAGAATTTCATGTCTTGATTCTCCAAATAAAAGGAGCTCATGTTTTGTGTACTTTTATATATTCTGCAAGCTGCTTTCAAAAAGACCAACTTTCAAGCCATTCACAAATAAAGGATAGCGGGTTATTTTTTTGAAATGATGATGCAAGTGATAAGCCAAACTAGATTAAAAAATGAGGCAGTACAGATAGTTGTGGACGCTTCATCAGCATAGATGTGCAAGTGTAGGAAAGGTGGCAAGAAGGCGTGTGTCCAGGTGGCTGTTATCAGCTTCTGGCTTAGAGATATGCCGCACTTACCTTATTTGGTTTTGTAGTCAGGTTAGCAAGATTAAGTTGTTAGCAGTTTGGCAAGCAGATTTGGTTAGTTAATGTATTAGGAGCTGGCTATATAATGCAGGATTGATGGAGCACAATCAAGGATTAAACCAAAGTAGCTCAGAACCTCACAGAGGGCAAGTTCGTTTACCCTGCTAATCCCCTATTCCTCTTTGTGGCTTCGTCCATCCCTAATCCACCAGCCATATCACAGATGCTAGTGCAGAAGTTTGCACTGACAGAGTCTACAGCATAGTGCTGTGACTGCTGTTCTGAATTCTGAATGTCAAGCATGCCCCAGAGAAGCAGGTGGCCATTCTCTCACAATATAAGGATTGGTATTTTTATTCACTCTAAATTTCCAATGCAAATAGGGGCATTATGAGTACATATCCTCATTTTGTTCATTTTCAACAAGCCAAATGTGCAACTATAAAAgaattatttttaaaaatatatGACATTGCAAAAGTTTCAGGTGATGTTAACATTTATGTTGATTCCCAAGTGGAATTCTCTAGTTCGTGATGTTAATTGCTCTGATTCAGAATTGCAGTCACCCATACCAAGTGAAACATGTATTCATACCTGTGATGCTCTTGTAAGTTGTAAAATATAATTTCATTTGTGTTTCTTTTGTAAAACAGCTTGGAAGGAGAATTTTTTTCTTTACCAAGGGAAACATGTATTCATACTATGTGATGCTCTTGTAAGTTGTAAAATATAATTTTGTTTGTGTTTTGTAAAACAGCTTGAAAGGAGAAAATTTTTCTTTACCTGTATCTGCATAAGAAGACTATTAACAGTTGCTCCACCATCAACACGCAACAAGAACTCCCCTTCTGCGCTCTTTACTTCTCCAGCCTCTCCAGCATCCTTGTGCATGGAGCTGAGGACATCATTCACCTGAAAGCACATACTCTCAAGTACTGCTCGAGCAATGTGCCCCTTATTTGTAAACCTTGTGATTCCAATGCAGATCCCCCTTGCATCATCCCTCCACCATGGTGCAAACAACCCATTGAATGCTGGCACAAAGTATACACCACCAGAATCCGGCACAGTTTCAGCCAACTTTTCAATTTCGGCTGCTGTTTGAATAATTCCAAGGCTGTCCCTCAACCACTGAACTGCTGCGCCTGCAATTGCAATGGATCCTTCGAGAGCATAATTAGTGGGTGCAGTTGGGCCAAGCTTGTAAGCAATGGTGCTAAGAAGACCGTGTGAGGATTGGGTAGGCTCTTCCCCTGTGTTGAGAAGGATGAAGGCACCAGTCCCATAGGTGCTTTTTGCTTCACCCTTCTGGCACAGCTGCCCAAGCATAGCAGCGTGCTGATCCCCAAGACACCCTGAGATGGGTACACCTGCCACGGGGAACTCTTTGGCAATCACACCAATTTTCTCTGAATTACTGATAATCTTTGGCAGAATCTCAACAGGAACTCCTAATGCATCAAGTGTTGGCTTATCCCAGTCTAGTGTCTTTAGATTCATAAGCATTGTACGAGATGCATTTGAGCAATCTGTGACATGCTGCCCACCAGCAATGCCTCCTGTAAGGTTCCAGATCAACCAGGTGTCGATTGTGCCGAACAAGGCATCACCAGTCCGGACTGCATCCTTGACAGCATCCACATTTTCCATCAACCATAATAACTTCAGAGCACTGAAATAGGTACTGATTGGCAACCCACACGTCCCCACAAAGTGCGTTCTACCGCCTGATAGCTCATTTTCCAATCTCCTGGATAGTTGAAACATGATGAGAAGACTCGACAGTATCAAGATGTTAACAGAAAACGAGTGATGGACAAAGAAAAGACCTGCAAACAGGGCTTGTGCGAGCATCCATCCACACAATGGCATTGTATAGCGGAAGGCCAGTGGATTTACTCCACATAACAGTGGTTTCCCTCTGATTTGTGATCCCAATGGCCTTCAAACCAGCAACCACGTTGTATTTACCATCTTTGGCTTTGTCAACTGCCTCCTTCATACACACTTTCACAGTCTCTAAAATCTCCATAGGATCATGTTCAACCCACCTTGTAGTTCACAAAAATATGGAGCAACATCAGAGATCATCATCTAAATGAAAAATTAATCGACAACAAAAAAAGTGAAGTTCATTATGATAGTTCACATTGCTttacaaaaagaaaagaaaaaaagatggCACTGCATATTACAGACTATAGTGGCTCAAGCCAAATAGCATAAAAAAGGCACGACAAAAGGTATAGTAGATTTGTCCTTTTCACAAATCCACATATAAATGGGAAAATGTAGTTATAAATAaagaaaaataaagaaaatATGTGAGCTTCCTATAAATCTACCAAAATTACAGATATGAACAAGTCAGCAGTCATGAAAGTTCAGCATGATAATAAAGATAGTACTATGTTTGGACGGAGACAATTAGTTAGACATTTTTCCAAGAACATGGATAAGGGAAACTAAAAGTAGAAAATTGATAAGGCATCAAATTAGTCTACTGGAAAAAGAGTTCAGCCTCACATGGAACCTTTGGTACTTGTAATATGTTTTTTTCTAGAATAATACTTGGCTCATAGTAAATGATCATATGCAGGAGTAAATATAATGTAATGATCATGTTATACTTGTAAGCTCATAAGAGAACGCATGACCCTAGTTGTACATGGGATGGTCCACAAATTTGCCAATTACGTCATTGAAGTACATATGAATGGACAAATATGTCACCCAGACAGGTTTAAAAGTTAATACGGAACCTTCAAGCAATTAAGTTTCAAAACATTAGAACCGCAAAGCTATCTTTAAACTAGCAACTTCCTAATTCTCTCCAAGTCAACCAACACGGTTGAGAATTCACACAATCATACCATAATCCTTTGAGCAAACACGCTACCCAACCGATCCCCACCCGGAAAGAACACGATCCCCGCCCACACTCACCCTGCCTCCGGGTAGTGCTGCTTGAACTCGAGCTGGTGCGACGCGACGGGCTTGGCGTGGCGGTCGTAGATGATGAACCGGGTGCTGGTGGTTCCCTGGTCGATGGCCGCCACGTAcacctcctccccttcccccgCCATGATCCCTCTCGCCGGCACAGCAGGGCAGAGATCGGCAGGGGAGGTTCGGGAGCAGCGGCTCGCGAGTGTGGAGGGAGGTCCCGAGGCGGCGTCAAACAAATCGGTGGCAGTTGGGAGCTGGACCCCGGAGAGGCGGGGAGAGCGAGAGTTTATAGGCGAGGGACGGATCCGATTGGGAGGGAGACGGGGAGAAGGTGGGCGGGGAAGTCAATGGCCGTCGCGCTGTCCACACTGCTCTTGCCTATCCGCTCCGCGCCGGGATCTTGTGGGACGTGACGGAATTCTTGGCGTCCGCGCCCCGAAAAAGctgggattttttttttttttgagatatCGCCGGCTTGGGGTTGCTGACTGGCTGTGATTGCCTGATTGGTTCGTCCACGGCGACGGACAAACCGTGCCGCGGGCGATCACGCGGATTATCCTAAAAAGAATGGCGGCTAAGCATCGGATTAGCTCGTCGTGTGTTGCTGTTGAACGGGCTCCTGCCGAATCTTATCCGGATGAAGCCAAGCTGAGATCGCATCTTCAGCTCAGTGGCATGTGCATTGACTTCCCAAGCCCGTGCGGCCGGTTGCTACTTGCAGGGCAGCGTGGCAGGTGCACGAGAGTCCATGCCTTTGCTTGCTGCAAGTAATGCCAGTGTGTGTCTGGATCGGAATGAAAATGGGGGAGATACCATCATTTATTCATTTTccaaaagagaagaaaaatgcAGGCTATTCTTCGCTATCGGTCTCATAGACGGTCAGTCAATTCGCATACTTGACACTGAGAGTTGCCTGATTGGTTTACGAGTCAACCTGCCGCAGTCGGCACGGATCCTGCGCTCTCACACGAAAGCTCGTCGTGACCTCCCGTTTTCACTCTCTTTTGGTAATACTTTTCTTGTACGCTCAGAAGAGGCATTAGTAGTTTGGTACCGAGTACGTGACAACTGACAACAATCAGGACGAATCCACCTAGGAAAGGGCAAAAGAATCCACATAGGAAAGGGCAAATTTAGCTTGAAACACCGCGGATAAACTAACAAGTTATAGCCAAATTCCGTCGAATCCTGCAAGGGTGCAGACTTCAGAGTTAGCTCAGCTCGTGATGGAGACAGACAGCGCATTCAGAGACCTCATTCAGGTTTAACAAGTCCTCCACTTGCCCTGCAAGTAGCTTGTCTGAAGAAGATACGTCAGGGACAACAGTTGGGCATGGAATACAGGAATAGGATAGCATAGAATGGGCAAAAACATTATCTTCTTGAACCACttctctgaagtctgaacttgTGAAGGAATACAAAATATGCAGGTCTCGTGGCAGCGCAAGCTGCAAGCGTCGGCGAGCACACAAGAATATGGCTGCTCGCTCGGCATCTACCGCGAATGAAGAGGGGGTCTGGTGATAAAACTGCGGGATGATTTGCGTAGGAAGTGGTGGGTGGGTATTTGCTGGCAGGAGTCGCACCAAACTCATCGGTGCAGGATGGGATTGCAAGGAACATGGCTCCATTAGGTTCCTATTAGGTTATGATTATAATTTTAATGATTATATGATAATATAGTTATTAGGACTAATGAGCTTGTGAGCTTAGGTTATGATTATGATTTTAATGATTATATGATAATATAGTTATTAGGACTGATGAGCTTGTGAGTTTAAATTAGTAGGATTTCTAAGTTTTATGGATGGAGTCACGGAGTCCAATCCATATACAAGATGACCCAAGTTGTTATCAAGATGTCCAAGTTGCAGTGAAATAAAGAAGAATATGAACTGAGCGGTGCATTGGTAATTGCAACAACGATTAAATGAAGAAGAAGTCAATAGCACCGGTTGAACCAACGCTATGCGCTGTAGGCGTCGGTGCAATTCTCAGTTGGTATGGTGTTATCCACAGAAGCTCCAGAAGGTTTTGGGTAAAATGCTTTCAGCACAGGTTGAACCGACGGTGGGTTGGTGCAACGACGTCAGCAGAAGTGAACTTTGGAGTTCAATGGCTAGCATGCTGAGTCAGTGTGactggttaaaccgacggtggcgatcggtttaaccgacgcatAAAATTTTTCTAGTAAAAGCAAGCAACGGCTATGAACTGCTCTCTAGCTTATATAAGGTCTTACCCTAAGTCATTTGAGGTTGCTGGAGTTCATGTGAAGCACCCATACTCTGAAAATGTTCTCCAAACCAACCAAAGAGCTCATTGATCACATCCTTAGTTTTAGCAGAAGCTTTGAGAGTGTTAGTGCTAGAAttagctctagagagagtgagagagtaAGGCGTTGTTATCTTGTGTGCTGGTTTTTGAGTGAATCACAAGTTAAGTTGTATCTTGATGTGCCGGCTCTTTAGAGTTTTGGTGGCTCACCCTCGAGTCATCGATCCTCCGACTTCGTGTGGAGCGGCAACGACGGCTTTGTGCGGGGGATGTAGAGACCCACTCCCTTTATGGAGAAGCTCCTTAGTGGAGGCGCTATCAAGGTGACTAGGGACTTGGCGAGAGTCTTGGTAGCTAAAATTTGGTGGCGAGTCAAGAGGAGTCCTGAAAGAGATTCGGTGACCCGGAAGCAATACTCTTAGTGAGTGTTTCAACAACGTAGACTAGGGGTGTCCTTGTGCCTAccgataccacgggataaatcttcACGTCGAGAATTTGCTTCCCCACACAAAGCTCCGTATTTCTTTTTTCAATATTACGTGCCTTTATAttcttagtgtagtatcttGTTAAAATTGGTTATATGTTGCAAAATATTTTGGAATGAGATTTTCACGCTATTTGAACCCTAATTGCACATTTGGATTATATATTTTAGCTTATATTTTATTCTAACTAGTTTAAGCTATAGGTTAAAATTTTTAAATTATCTAATTCACCACTCCCTATCTTACGCTACGAGCTCTATTTGCGCAGGCCGAGTGTGGCACCATCATCATGAGCTGGCGTTCAGCCAGCCAGGTTCGCTGCGGCCACTGGACAAACGGCCCCTGGGGGCAACGGCTTGATTGAGCAGCATTTGTTGTCGTAATTGCCAGCAGACTAATAAACTTGAGATTAACACTATGGCTGCCGTGCACCTTTTGTCAT
The sequence above is drawn from the Panicum hallii strain FIL2 chromosome 7, PHallii_v3.1, whole genome shotgun sequence genome and encodes:
- the LOC112899591 gene encoding glycerol kinase; translated protein: MAGEGEEVYVAAIDQGTTSTRFIIYDRHAKPVASHQLEFKQHYPEAGWVEHDPMEILETVKVCMKEAVDKAKDGKYNVVAGLKAIGITNQRETTVMWSKSTGLPLYNAIVWMDARTSPVCRRLENELSGGRTHFVGTCGLPISTYFSALKLLWLMENVDAVKDAVRTGDALFGTIDTWLIWNLTGGIAGGQHVTDCSNASRTMLMNLKTLDWDKPTLDALGVPVEILPKIISNSEKIGVIAKEFPVAGVPISGCLGDQHAAMLGQLCQKGEAKSTYGTGAFILLNTGEEPTQSSHGLLSTIAYKLGPTAPTNYALEGSIAIAGAAVQWLRDSLGIIQTAAEIEKLAETVPDSGGVYFVPAFNGLFAPWWRDDARGICIGITRFTNKGHIARAVLESMCFQVNDVLSSMHKDAGEAGEVKSAEGEFLLRVDGGATVNSLLMQIQADLLGSPVVRPADIETTALGAAYAAGLAAGVWTKEQVFSGLHKENTTVFRPKLDEAHRKKRADSWYKAVSRSFDLADLSL
- the LOC112900886 gene encoding uncharacterized protein LOC112900886; this encodes MECGRRWWWTDGVTVPVVETDGCLAVWVMGSWVGRGGSGAREIGDLNHRIFGDDFTAYIVFLSQLISMPDDVTLLAKREIIVHHLDSDEDVSEFVILSFFTMLSKDAAFDFSGEYYLKRLCQIMEVHYQSRLNRWMAWLWLYHFSNPWVIITAVAGIVVHICTVLQTIFEILAYVKPPA
- the LOC112901043 gene encoding ubiquitin carboxyl-terminal hydrolase 22; translated protein: MSTPSAPPPCPHLAAHRLSSRPLRFVRRCLRVRPLGRPEIRRDPRELPRCSPCAAASPSPSPRLYACLSCAAVFCPSHAASHASASAGPGHQIAVDVDRAELFCAACGDQVYDPDFDHAVFLAQSSSLLPSTSSASPSPAPRKRRRVDYRAWAPDPAEFALMSSADPTTSSSAAAPAGLRGLNNLGNTCFMNSVLQALLHAPPLRNYFLGDRHNRFLCPRRTPVRHRAAEADAAKVACLACDLDEIYSAAFSGERMPYSPAKFLYSWWQHASNLASYEQQDAHEFFISILDHIHENIKDDQHKSHVQGHGDCCIAHRVFSGILRSDVTCTSCGFTSTTFEPCMDISLDLDVGDNSPFGVANTKPHARNGERGLAGMNSKVSTLMRCLERFTRAERLDAEQKFFCERCDERQESLKQMSIRRLPLVSCFHIKRFEHSAVKKVSRKVDHCLQFPFSLDMAPYLSSSILRSRYGNRIFPAEASDADAVSELSSEFEIFAVITHSGKLEAGHYVTYLRLNNHWYKCDDAWVTRVEEHTVRTSQAYMLFYVQKTLYYKACERAAAV